The following proteins are co-located in the Cutaneotrichosporon cavernicola HIS019 DNA, chromosome: 3 genome:
- a CDS encoding uncharacterized protein (Mitochondrial ribosomal protein L27) gives MRPTSSLRGASRLPLTTKRANKDFYKGTRQSFVPGGGHRTGPPGKHVVDGKAKYRVLDDEVRYYVGPGIEALEKTSLKPYVAAHTPLAQNAAKMPPFAPKPAKHLGIAGRKAWSKAYAELGVNDRAALIQDARRNWFHALSTEFGPKTKAPKENKAVSGPAEPVEGEATKA, from the exons ATGAGGCCAACAAGCTCCCTCCGCGGCGCATCCCGCCTTCCGCTCACGACCAAGCGCGCCAACAAGGACTTTTACAAGGGCACGCGCCAGTCGTTCGTCCCCGGCGGAGGACACCGCACTGGCCCGCCGGGGAAACATGTCGTGGATGGCAAGGCAAAGTACCGTGTCTtggatgacgaggtgcgATACTATGTCGGGCCTGGAATTGAGGCGTTGGAAAAGACCAGC CTCAAACCCTATGTCGCAGCACACACGCCGCTCGCACAGAACGCGGCCAAGATGCCGCCGTTTGCGCCAAAGCCGGCAAAGCATCTCGGTATCGCGGGCCGCAAGGCGTGGAGCAAGGCGTATGCCGAGCTGGGCGTCAATGACCGCGCGGCGCTTATTCAGGACGCGCGCAGGAACTGGTTCCACGCGCTGAGCACCGAGTTTGGCCCCAAGACAAAGGCACCCAAGGAGAACAAGGCCGTCTCGGGACCGGCAGAGCCAGTTGAGGGCGAGGCAACCAAGGCATAG
- the SEC23 gene encoding uncharacterized protein (Gelsolin repeat) encodes MCQRGPQQHHANSLPNSTLHVKEQPVLDSAQPSLIDYGRPSTMSGANFEDIEDRDGVRFSWNAWPSSRIEATRTVVPISALYTPLKERDDLPPVMYEPVTCKAPCKAILNPYCQIDVRGKMWICPFCLQRNPFPPHYKDISQTNLPPEVTPKYSTIEYTLSRPAPVPPIFLYVVDTCLEEDELNALRETLVVSLSLLPPNALVGLITFGTMAMVHELAYADCPKSFVFRGTKEYQPKQIADMLGLNPSNRPMQPVRPGGPMPAPAASKFLMSAQACEFQLTSILENLQRDPWPVTDRQRPQRCTGVALSVATAILENAFPNTGARIMLFAGGPATEGPGMVVTTELREPIRSHHDIERDSVKHFKRATKFYESLSKRASTSGHAVDIYAGCLDQVGLLEMKSLSNATNGFMVISDSFMTAIFKQSFLRTFAKDDSGFLKMGFNGTFDIQTTKELKVSGVIGHVISANKKSPCVGETEIGIGQTSAWKICSLTPTTSLACYFEVVTPAGQPLQPNHMGLIQFVTHYQHASGQYRLRVTTVARTFHEGGHPNIAAQFDQEAAAVLMARIAVFKAEIDDAPDVLRWLDRMLIRLCQKFADYRKEDPASFQLSPNFSIYPQFMFHLRRSQFLQVFNNSPDETAFYRHVLNDADVNNSLIMIQPTLMSYTFDQEPHPVLLDSVSIRPDVILLLDTFFHILIFHGETIAQWRNANYQEQEDYANFKELLEAPISDAQELLEDRLPIPRYVVCDQGGSQARFLLSKLNPSTTHTSGMGYGQQAPGQAIFTDDVSLQVFMEHLKRLAVGASTS; translated from the exons ATGTGCCAACGCGGCCCTCAACAGCACCACGCGAACTCGCTGCCCAACTCGACTCTCCACGTCAAAGAGCAACCCGTCCTCGACTCTGCTCAACCCTCCCTCATCGACTACGGCAGACCGAGCACCATGAGCGGCGCCAACTTTGAGGACATTGAGGACCGCGATG GCGTGCGGTTCTCGTGGAACGCATGGCCGTCGAGCCGCATCGAGGCGACGCGCACGGTCGTGCCCATCTCGGCGCTGTACACCCCTCTTAAAGAGCGCGATGACCTGCCGCCCGTCATGTACGAGCCCGTGACGTGCAAGGCGCCATGCAAGGCCATCCTCAACCCCTACTG CCAAATCGACGTGCGCGGCAAGATGTGGATCTGCCCGTTCTGTCTGCAGCGCAACCCGTTCCCCCCGCACTACAAGGACATTTCGCAGACAAACCTCCCACCCGAGGTCACACCAAAGTACTCGACTATCGAGTACACTCTGTCCCGCCCTGCGCCCGTTCCCCCCATCTTCCTCTACGTTGTTGACACGTgtctggaggaggacgagctgaacgcgctgcgcgagaCGCTCGTCGTGTCGCTGAGCCTGCTGCCCCCGAACGCGCTTGTTGGCCTCATCACGTTCGGCACCATGGCTATGGtgcacgagctcgcgtaCGCCGACTGCCCCAAATCGTTCGTGTTCCGCGGTACCAAGGAGTACCAGCCCAAGCAGATTGCCGACATGCTGGGCCTCAACCCATCGAACCGCCCGATGCAGCCTGTGCGGCCGGGCGGCCCTATGCCGGCTCCCGCGGCGAGCAAGTTCCTCATGTCCGCCCAGGCGTGTGAGTTCCAGCTCACCAGCATCCTCGAGAATTTGCAGCGCGACCCGTGGCCCGTGACAGACCGTCAGCGCCCGCAGCGCTGCAccggcgtcgcgctcagcgTTGCGACTGCGATTCTTGAGAACGCGTTCCCGAACACGGGCGCGCGTATCATGCTCTTCGCGGGTGGTCCTGCCACCGAGGGGCCAGGCATGGTCGTCACGActgagctgcgcgagccCATCCGCTCGCATCACGACATTGAGCGCGACTCGGTCAAGCACTTTAAGCGCGCGACCAAGTTCTACGAGAGTCTGAGCAAgcgggcgtcgacgagcggcCACGCGGTCGACATATACGCGGGCTGTCTGGACCAGGTCGGTCTGCTCGAGATGAAGTCGCTGTCGAACGCGACCAACGGCTTCATGGTCATTTCCGACTCATTCATGACCGCCATCTTCAAGCAGAGCTTCCTGCGCACTTTTGCAAAGGACGACAGCGGCTTCCTCAAGATGGGCTTCAACGGCACGTTTGACATCCAGACCaccaaggagctcaaggtcTCGGGCGTCATTGGACATGTCATCAGCGCGAACAAGAAGTCGCCCTGCGTCGGTGAGACCGAGATCGGCATTGGCCAGACGTCGGCCTGGAAGATATGCTCTCTCACGCCCACGACGTCGCTGGCATGCTACTTTGAGGTCGTCACGCCAGCTGGACAGCCGCTGCAGCCCAACCACATGGGCCTCATCCAGTTTGTCACCCACTACCAGCACGCGTCGGGGCAGTACCGCCTGCGCGTGACGACCGTGGCGCGGACGTTCCACGAGGGCGGGCACCCGAACATTGCCGCGCAGTTCGAccaggaggcggcggctgtACTCATGGCGCGCATCGCCGTGTtcaaggccgagatcgacgatGCCCCCGACGTCCTCCGCTGGCTGGACCGAATGCTCATCCGCTTGTGCCAGAAGTTTGCCGACTACCGCAAGGAGGACCCCGCCAGCTTCCAGCTGTCGCCCAACTTCAGCATTTACCCGCAGTTCATGTTCCACCTGCGTCGTTCGCAGTTCCTGCAGGTGTTCAACAACTCGCCCGACGAGACGGCCTTTTACCGGCACGTGCTgaacgacgccgacgtcaaCAACTCGCTCATCATGATCCAGCCCACGCTCATGTCGTACACGTTTGACCAGGAGCCGCACCCGGTTCTCCTGGACTCGGTGTCGATCAGACCCGACGTCATCCTGCTCCTTGACACGTTCTTCCacatcctcatcttccACGGCGAGACGATCGCCCAGTGGCGCAACGCCAACTaccaggagcaggaggacTATGCCAACTTCAaggagctgctcgaggcaCCCATCTCGGACGCGCaggagctgctcgaggaccgcCTCCCTATCCCCCGTTACGTCGTGTGCGACCAGGGCGGGTCGCAGGCGCgtttcctcctctccaagctcaaccCGAGCACGACACACACTTCGGGCATGGGCTATGGCCAGCAGGCGCCGGGGCAGGCGATCTTCACCGACGATGTTAGCCTCCAGGTGTTTATGGAGCACCTCAAGCGTCTCGCCGTGGGTGCCTCGACTAGCTAG
- a CDS encoding uncharacterized protein (Phytanoyl-CoA dioxygenase (PhyH)): MTITQYTLQDLHLTGSVGDLEPDQTAWLPSFPASTPDDVLRNQLETKGVVHIKGVMPREFVLDARAKFFTHMAPTGMLKEGSAPVDGIWRGGDADGNDYVGPASASLVQLSETAENNLQRGWDVPRQPWSPEFCGNQYIRGMVSRLQPDWADPFIFKRQIWRTNFPHARGQSIGVHYDHIFLRHGPPTALTAWVPVGDCTPLQGGLIYLEDSVAIGRAIEDDFTARARAAGFSEDEERWAFNAHMDSTGVLCRDPGSFAREHGNHRWLIGNYEAGDVVFHSPLMVHAASQNVDPNDHIRLSCDLRYGDRAGSYDPRWNADIHRENDGL, from the exons ATGACCATCACCCAGTACACTCTCCAAGACTTGCACCTCACAGGCTCCGTGGGTGACCTGGAGCCGGACCAGACGGCGTGGCTTCCTTCATTTCCCGCATCGACGCCAGACGACGTGCTCCGGAATCAGCTCGAAACCAAGGGTGTTGTGCACATCAAGGGCGTGATGCCCCGCGAGTTTGTGCTGGACGCCCGCGCAAAGTTCTTCACACACATGGCACCAACAGGCATGCTAAAGGAAGGTTCGGCACCTGTTGATGGCATatggcgaggcggtgacGCAGACGGAAACGACTACGTTGGTcccgcgagcgcgagccTCGTCCAACTCTCAGAAACAGCCGAAAACAACCTCCAGCGCGGATGGGACGTCCCACGACAGCCGTGGTCCCCCGAATTCTGCGGAAACCAGT ATATCCGGGGCATGGTCTCGCGCTTACAACCCGACTGGGCGGATCCCTTCATCTTCAAGCGTCAGATCTGGCGCACCAACTTCCCCCACGCGCGCGGTCAGAGCATCGGCGTGCATTACGACCATATTTTCTTACGCCACGGCCCGCCAACCGCACTGACCGCCTGGGTGCCGGTTGGAGACTGCACGCCACTACAGGGTGGCTTGATCTACCTCGAAGACAGTGTGGCGATTGGACGTGCGATCGAGGATGACTTTAcggcgcgtgcgcgcgccgcAGGGTtcagcgaggacgaggagcggtGGGCGTTCAACGCACACATGGACTCGACCGGGGTGCTGTGCCGCGATCCTGGATCAttcgcgcgcgagcacggTAACCACCGATGGCTGATCGGCAACTATGAGGCTGGCGATGTCGTTTTCCACTCGCCGCTCATGGTCCACGCCGCGAGCCAGAATGTCGACCCCAATGACCATATCCGCCTGTCGTGTGATCTGCGCTACGGCGACCGGGCGGGGTCGTACGACCCCCGCTGGAACGCCGACATCCATCGCGAAAACGACGGGCTGTAA